GGAGTCGCTGGTTCTCCGCTCCCCGAGATGGCACCTGGGGTCCTAGGGCTGTCATTGGGCTGCATTAGCATaggccacccgccagccctgaGCGCTGCCACGGCTGGGCtgtgcctcccctgccagcccttggTGCCCCTGGAACGGGGCTGCACCACGCCTCCCCCCACCAGCAATTTATAGGGCCtgggcctccagctgctgctacagtaGCAACCACGGTGGCCTGGAGTCCTGGGCCTGCTGCCCTCTTTGTGCCCATCGGCAGCCCTGAGCCCCGGGTGAGCTCGGACAGCATCAAAACAGCACAACAGGGCCTTGGTGTGAGGCATGTGCGCCAACAGCCAGAGGCGTTGGTCCCCTCCCTGCAGTACCCTCAGGATGGGGGTGGTGCAGTGGCGTGATGCTGAGGTGTTGCCTTGGCACAAGGAGGTGATGTGCTCGTGAGGAGGACGTCACACTAAGTTGGCTAGGACAAggatttttttgttctgtgaacaaTTTAGAAATTgggcatgggaggggaaatggcaGAGGGAGATGCCTGAATCGGGACCAAATGGCTAACATTTCAAAATGAGATTTGCAGAACAAGAGTCTAAATAAACGTATTGTTTCTGGTCAAttcaaaatgtttgatttttgacTATTTTAATTAGTTTTTGAATGtaagatttcaaaacaaaaagcttctgtgaagtgaaaaatcagaacttctgaaaatgtcaaaacagtATCTTGCCatggtttaaaaatgttttccaggttttttcccccaaaaatcaTAGCCAAGATAATACACAGATTGGCTTTTGTGAAATTGCATTTTCCAATTGAAAACTGTAATGACAAAAGAAGTTCAACCAGCTCTAATGTTGGCACAATGGTGTCCATTTTGTGAAGAGGTGATGGCTTCTATGCAGCAACAGCACTACATTGTATTCGAGTAATAGTGTCACACCAAAATTCCATCCACTAATTTGTGCCAATAAAAATGCTATCACAGTATGTTGGCTGGGTTCCCTTAAGCCATGACACTCGCTACATGTTTATAGAGAGCGAGAGACACAAAGAGAACATTCCTCTTGAAGGAAAACAGAAGGAAGTTCATTGTTGGTACTTGAACAAAGGGTCTGGATAAAtccaggctgtgggggtgggggctgtgtaaGATCAAGAATTAAGTTTGTGGCTATTAGTGGCAGTTTTCTCAATAGCTGGCGCACATTACTGCAGTTTACTTTCTGTGGAAAAGTGATTTAGCTTGCTACTTTTAGAATAGAAAAAGCTGCGAAAGAAACAACTCATTGCTTTGATTGAAATCCCAATTTCCTAGCTCACTGGTAAAACTGCAGGCAGTAGGGGTGCTTGGCCTGTCGGGATCTTGAATATTTCAGTTTCAAATTTATAACATGTATGCATACTTTGATGACAAGTATAACAATGGCATGTGGACAAAATCCATGTTCCTGTAGTTGAGTAATTTGCAGAACTTCACTTTGTCTTGCACGAGAGACTGAGATCCATCTTTTTGTATCAGATTTTGCTGGTGAAAGAAATTCACTGACCTCTTCTACAATATGGCTACAGCACTGTAAATGCCTGTCTTGCATATGTGCTCAGATgctatggatgggaaaaaatctcATGGAATTATGTActaataattttaaaagcaatAGTAAAATTTCAACACTTATATTTAATGTGTTTTGTCTTCTATGAAATAACATACTGAAACTTCTATATCTTGAGCACTCTCATGTGTTTCCCCCATCTAGATTAACCAACACCTCAAGAtgaataaaaggaagaaagaactATCAGGTAATAATATAATACCAACACCCAGTTTAGTGCTGCAAGTGGGTGTAAGAGTGCTATCACTTACTTTTATTTTCCAGCCTAGTTAGCCCCAACCCTGGGTCTTCCACTCCATGTTCCACCCCCACCTCACTTCTTCCCACCCAGTTCTGATCCTTCCCTTGAATGTGTCCTATTCTGCACTCTGTGGAACAACTAATCTCAGCAAGGcaggagtgctgggagggagagtaCAGGGAGCTCATTGGTGGATCACAGGCTAATGGGGAACAGGGTGCGGTGGATAATAATTTTCTGTGGATGTTTTAGCTCAgaagcacccacagagtcagcacCTATGTCACCGCCTTTTCCCCTACTGTCCAATACTTTGCACTTCTATACCAACTTTAATctgaagatctcaaagcattttacagatATTAATTTTATAACCCTTTTGTGTGGTTGATATCTACTATTATGCCCCTTTTACTGAAGAGTATATGGAGAACTGAGATGTGCACTGATTAGCCCATAACCACACAATAAGTCATTGACAAAGCAGCGAATAGCACCCCATCTGTTCCTCCACTTCCTTCATAATACTCTATTTCAGGCATTGCTTAATTTGTAAAGAAAGATGTGCTGGGGTTCAAACAATAACAAAGACATCTTCACTGCATGACCTCACATGCACAGTACATAGGAGGTCATGTTTTGCATGTCACTGACAGACAAAGTAGTTTTGTTTTAATAAGTATTTCATGATGTTTCTCAGTAGTCTGCACTTAGAGACTCTGGCTGTTTTTCACatagcccatttcttcttgtttgaGTACACAAGAATTCATCATTTGCATTGTGTGCTCCTGCTGTCTCTCTTGATTGCATTTGTTTATACTCCATGGGAAATCAGGAGGGAATCTGGCCTGGTACCTCTCAGTACAGTTGATAATAAAGGACTAGAGTTGATGAGATTTTCAAGTGGAGAGCACAGCCTGTAGTTCTGTGGAAACAGTCCTTGTCTTTCTACCATCGTCTAACTGAAACATGCTTTGAACAATCAGTAAATACTGCATCTTTAAACATTAAGCACTGCACAACAGTCCGTTTTAAAAACACTCTGGAATCAATCAGATCTGCTGAGGTTCTTTTAACTTTATTGGTGAATATGGGAAAATTGTACTCCGAAAGGGCTCCTTgaatttctatttaaaaatcaCACAGTGGAGCCTCTGGGCAAGAGCAAGCTTCCTGTCactgcattgcattgcattgcataAGGAACTAAAGAAAAGAGGCCAGACTGTGCTCTCATTTACACTTAGATTTTGAAGGATTAGATTTTATCAATAAATGTCAGTAAATGTCTATTTCATTGTAGTTTGCAGTACAAATTGATGAAAGAATACTTCCATCAATAATACTAAAAATTTAGAGAAAGGCAAAGTAAGAGAAATGTTGCTTGAGAACTTATTATAATGTGATTTATGCATGTTCACTTTGTGTATTTTGATATGTAATGTTGATAATTTATGTTTTAACAATTATAACATTTTAACTTTAAATCACAGTGTGCTGTCATCAAATAATTGTCTGGCCACCTCATAATTTCTTGCAACTCAGAATATTTACATTGATAAATATCGGAAAAAAGTGAAGCCTGTAACTTTCCACAATTGTGAACAtataaatagataaaaataaaaatgcttaaaaataaacacgGATATCTGTCagaattataaaaatataaaaccaaaTCTATCTATACTGTTGTATACTGACTTCAGTAACATTGCTCCTGGTTTACACCATTGTCTAGGGGAACTGAGTCCAAGGAATCATACAGCCAAGTGAAGTCTAGCCACATGGGTGATCATTTCTAGTGCTAACTACAGAACTGGTAGAATGTCACCTCCctccctcaacctgtctaatgtactCAGAGATTGAATTTTGTCAAATTATACCTTGGGGAATAATTAGGTTGTTTGTGTTATGCAGCTTTCTGGTAGGGGAGGATCACTGGAAAATTTCTGTTCTGCCTCTCTTAGCAGGCAGTGCTAATAGGTTTACTGTAAAAAGGAGATCTGGAATTTGACCACTCCCTAATTAACTTTTAACACTTCTGTTTTGCTGTCTGCCAAATGAAGGGGGAGTGTCCAGAGTGCAGGGTGAAGGACAAATGCAGCCTGTACCCTTCTAACATATCTCTCCTGGCTAGTCTGCTTACAGCTGCAGAATGAGGACATATATGGGCAATTTTAGGTTGTATGGATCATGAATTTAGCCAACCCATATGTGTTATTCATCTATTGAGAAAAATACAAGTGccagtatttttatttaaatagctGTAAATTACTTGGTGAACTAGAAAAGGCTCCAATCACGTCAGTCAACTGGAATCAGAATTGATCTGCTGTGTGTTGTAGCTCCTCTATTACTAACAACTAAAGAAGATCTTCCtctagctcaaatggtagaggtATGTGTTTCTGTGTCAGGAAGATGTAAGATTCATCTTTGCTATTTTTATTAAGTTCCTGATCATCATGGTATGCAGGATAGTAATTTCTGTGAAACTCCTAGGTGCTCAATGAAATATTAAAACTTTTATGTAAAATGGGTTCTGGCACCTGGCAAATATCTAATGCAGCTTATATCAATGTTCCTAAATCTGGAAATCCCTGTGCCACATCATTAAGAGCATTGCTGGATTCAGTTAAAGGACCTGATTCTTAGTTACACTAAAGCCAATTTACATCCCTCTGGTAGTGTAAAAATACTGCTTTACACCCTCTTTAAGGCATCTTTACACTgcaagacaaatgcaaagcgTCCTTAGCATAACTGACTGTAAGATCCAAAATCATCTGCAGCATTTTATGTTATCACAGACTGCATTAGAAGTTTTGTGTTAGTTTGATGTTCTTATGCAGCCACAAAAATTAATGCAAAATATGCACTCATATTCAGTTGGCCAGCTATGTAATGATACTTTGAGCTTATTAAGTTTCCATTCATAGGGCCCCTGGAGTAATTGCCATCGCTCTCAAGCTACCATGTCACTGGATAAAATTGCATACATTTTCTGTTTTAGATGTAGTGTTCTCAATCCACAGAACATTATCAATTTGACttcttaatgatttttttcttttaaaagaaggaaaCAATGAACATAATGTTTCCAAAGCAAAGAGAAGTCTTGCGGAGAACTCTCAGCTGACAGCAGAGgataattttgaaataccagtACAACCTCATTCCAATGATTCTGCACAAAAATCAAAACCAACCACAGCAGAAACAAAGCAGGAATGGGAAGAGAAAAGCCAGGAAAACGCTGAGGCTTTGGCAGAAAATTTGAAAACAAGGTAATTGAATTTCTTGGAATCAACAGACATGAGTTTGTTGGATGATAGAAGGCTGCATTTGGAATAAGGAAGGTGTCtgagggagacttctccctgTAGAGCAGAGCGAGTAAGATGACTGTGGAGAAGGTCTTGCTTTTTCTGAGTTctttcatgcttcattttcatCGCCTTTGGTCATTTTGATGGCAGAATTCCTTCCACATGATTCCTTTATAGCAGAATGTTCACTTGAAGcctaagggccaaattctgcagttCTTTACTCAGACAAACCAGAAGTCAAGAACTGCAAGATTTGTCCACAGGGACCTAATTTTCAGAGTTAAGCAGGTGCTAATGAAGGTACAGAGTTGTGCtggttcagcacctctgaaaatcaggccatgcATTTATaatatatgtgtgtatgtgtgtatgtatttgCTTCAGTTTTATAAGtgtatattaataataatatttcaGTAGTGTATTTCAGATGATAGAGTAGTTTTACAAATAGTTTCATAGAATTACTGTGAAATGGATCAATATTGTTAGTCCCTTTTTACAGAGGGAAGAATGGGGAATGATCATGATTTGCTTCAAGATAACACAGCAACGCATTGGTAGAGCTGCAAATAGACCTTAGGGGCCTAGAATCTGTGCTCTAGCTTTTCCCGAGAGAATTTATTAATTTGTTTGTTTATAGTTCCTAAACGTGTGTGTGTTGCTATGTTTTCGTTTTCTTACCAGCTCAAATGACAAGAGAATCATGTCTACCTCTGAGCTGCAACAGCTAAGTCAGACAAAtggtttaatttttctttctttatctcAGGTAAGCCTGTTCCAATGGTAATGTACAAAACAAATATTAGCAATACTTTATGCCATGGTGAGCTAGATGCTGTCCAGACAGTCATATTAGTGAATTCCCTCCATGAAATAGCTGGACTTGATTACACTATGTAGTCAGATTTGCTGTATGTACATGTTATCTGCTAGACTTCAAACTTGGGACACTTaacgatctgttgacagcagctttATCAGAGCAATGTATTTTGGAAAAAGTTCAAACTGCTACAGATGCTGCCTATAGAACACACATCTATCACAAGacctaaatacaggttgaacctttctagtccagcacccttgggagctgattggtgtcgaacaagagaatttgctggattagaaaaggtcaatattgtctagcagcattaccaacacttccgctgcttactgggcttttagaagacatttagcggtaaattacagctaaataagaacacagaacactgagagccaggactggtggctgtaaacaaattttatggatccacaggaaatttggccacacccatgataagtggtcatccagctaactaaaatcatgtgggattacagatgttgctgggcgaGAGactgctggagtagagaggttcaacctgtacatgttaATAATTTGCAGCTAATTCACTCTTCTGtggtaaaataaaaatgttaaaatgtggGAAATTCTGTGACATGCATTCTTTAAATTATTCAGCTCTTTTTCCTATGTTAAGCCAGGTCCCATAAACTACATCAAGTTGGATTCAGGGTTGACATGTCATTGGGTAGATTAAAATGGGTTGGCTTGCATTATTTAACTAGACAGGATTATGCAACCAGATGGGTTAATTTCTTTGGTATCTTTCTAATCAATGTTGAAAGTTTCTGATCTGAGGGGACTCAGATCAGGATTGCTCACAGTGCTTAGTACAATTGGTAATAACCATCCTTTACACTCATCATTGTTGAACTTGGTTGTAGAATTCATCAGGAAAGTTTGTTCCGGTCTTtgcaaaaccaaagaaaaatcTGACTGAAACATCTGAGAGAAAtaatggagaagcagcagggcttCAAACAGAACAGGTACAGCATTGAGTCATCATTAACATGTTAGCTCTGTCAGGGCAAGTCTTATTACATACAAGAGTGCACATAATTTAGAGGTACCTTTTATTGTTAAATGTCGGAGAACATGTAGCAAAATAATTCCTTCTGACTCTAAAATTTAAAGCACATTTTATTTCACATTAGTAATCAAAGATTTCATGCAGCAAAATTTGGTGGAACAATGTTCAGGAATGAGCCCTTTTGGTTCCTGCAAAAGTTTTGGTCAGATATGAAGAGAATGAAAATGTTAGGCATGaaattttcaaaatatcttaATGATTTAGGGTTGAAGTCCCATTGATATAATCATCTAAGTGTCAAAGTCACTCTTGAACATGAGACTTAGGCTCCTCCTATGTtatttaggcacttttgaaaatgtctcCTGATGTTGGTGATATACCATACTTGATCAGTCTGTCTCTGTTTATTGAACAACCGTAAGTACAAAGGAAGGAAAAGCCCTATTAAATTTATCTACTGTAGTCTTTTTCCTCCTAACTAGGCCTGTAAGATTGCTCTGCAATCTCTTTTCTGGTACTTAGTCTTCAGTTTTAAATGACTCAGTGCCATCAGATCCCTTGAGAAATTTTGCATGGTGTAATGTGGTCTCAGCTGAGTGGAACAACTACTCCCATGTAAATGGGAATAGTAGATCTAGGGACTAAAAATGGCAAAGCTGGTCAGTGTGTGTACTTAAAGTCTCTCTGAATTCGGGAAGTGATGGTCTTCTGTTGGCAAGGGTCCTTGTGAGTTTAATTAGGCCTTAGAaaacttctgaaagggaggacaGAATCTCAGTCACATCCTGGGCCAGTGTATATTAAACTCAATGAAGCTGTGCCAGTTTATATCATCTGAGGATTAGCCACCATTATTTTTCAGTGTCTGCCTAATGAACTCACAGGCACCTATGTGAACAACTGATTATTAGTTTATCACCTTTGTTAATATTCCTTTGAGTTCAGTTCAGAGCACCTATAACTTGCCTTTTAATTATTTGTATAGATTGGAAAATACTGAAATTgctctattttttcccccaagacaCTAATGATGCACAAACATCAAGAAATATTAGAGTCTAATCTCCAATGCACAGACAACAGTCTACCATGCGAGTCCTCAGAAGTGAATAAGCAGGAAGCAAAATCCCCATCAGGGTCATTTCAGCTGATGCAGACTGAAGTACAAGAAGGGGGAGATACAGCAGTTCCTCACTGTGAGAGATGTATCAGTGAAGGCCTGGATGTTAAAACTGAAAACCAGCACAAGATTACAAATATAAGCATTGAGACTGCTATGATAGGTGACGCTCACCAAGGAACAGGGATAGCATCTAATTTACAAGAGGACAACTGTGACAAAAACACCTTTGTGGAACTTAGTCCCTTATTTCCAGATACTTTATGTCGTAAGGATGCCAGCAGTCCGGAAAACAGGAACCTATCTCTAGGGTCACTTGAATGCCCCATTGAAAAGGATGTGAGCTATCTTATACTAGCACAACACAGAATTTGTGATGGAGGTGAAGAGAGTCAAAATGAGCACCTTCTGAACAGTTGCCTTGATAATGTGGACCAAAAGAAACCCTCAGAGGAGGATGCTATTACCATAACACCAGGCAACTTtcttgaagaagaaaaagggaCTGTAAATGTACATGGGGAAGGTACAGACGTGGTGCATACAAGCTTCAAAAGCACAATGGAGAGCAGCCTAAGTAAATCTCAATTATTAGTAAATTTAAACATTATTACACCTGAAGAACAGAACAATGTATGCACAAGTGACACAGcagaaaagcaaagcagcagtGACAAAGGAGCAGACCAGAGCGGTCCATTTAAAGATGCCAAAGCTGAAGGACAAAACAATTTTCAAGGCAGTGTTAAAACTGCAGAACACAGCAACCTGTGCAGAGCTGATAAAATTGCAGATCAAAGCAGCTCAAAAAGCAGTGGCAAAGCCATACAGCAAAGTAGTCCATGCATAGGTGATGAAATCATAGTTGAGCAAAGAAGCAGTTGTAAAGTCATAGAGCAAAGCAGCCCACAGAGCAGTGGCAAATTCTTGGAGCAAAAGAGCCCACACAGTAGTGGTAAAGTTGTGAAACAAGGAAGCCCTCGCAACAGTGGCAGAGTCTTAGAGAAAATCGGCAGTGACAAAGATTTTCTTGGTTGTACTCAGTCTATGATTGTTGATCTGAAGATGCACATAGAGGTTACTGAATCAAAAAGCATACAAACTACTGAAACAGTCAGTCTCATCTGCCTACAAACTGAAGGGTGTGATCATTTGGAGTGCAGCAGCACCTCACTGCAACCAGCTTCCTACACTGGAGAAAGCAGTACAGGCAAAGAAGAGGaagaacagaaaagagagaaatctGAAGGCACCAGAGTAGAATATAACCCAGATGCTTCAACCCTATTGATTAATAGTAAGTTGCTATGTGAGAACAATCAAGAAGATCACATCACTTTGAAGGGGTGGAAGGAAAATGGATGTGAGAAGGTGAGGCCTGATACGGAACAGTCACTATTTAGTACCAGTGACTCAagaaataatgtattagatgTGAAACAGTCAAATACAGAGATTGTCCCACAGGCAGCAACTCAAATTCCAGAGACAGGAATGAAGTCTTCTTCCCTTTCACTCCGCCTCCTTTTGAATGCAAAAAACAGTGAAGAAATGGTCACTGGTGAGAAAAGTAAGATGCACCCTGTTCCCATGAAAAACTGTCTTTTTCCCATAGATGTTCTTGAGCAGTTGAAAAGAGAAAAGATAACAATCAATCATAAAGGAGAAATTGATGCTATTTCAGGTGGCAAGAAATCTCTTTCTGCAGCAGATACAGGATTGCCTAGTGGTGCACAGAAGGATCCTCCCCCAGTGGACCAAACCAGCTCATCTTGGGAAAACGCACTTCCTCTGGATCTAGAATTGTTGCCTGACAGCCAGTTACAATGTGTCCTTGAGGATAAGAGAGTTCAATTTTCATTGGAGCAGGTGAGTTGATTATCAAGTTACAATAATGTTGAGCATAAATATCCATTTTTGATTGAATTGGGCATACCTAGCATACAAAGGAACACTACATGCCACATATGCATGGGCAAACATGAATTTTTATACACAGATGCCATAGATGTTCCAGTGTTTTGTGAAAGTTTGAAGAATCTCACAAATTCTGACTTATTTCATGAAATTGCTGTGCAGTTGAATGCCCAGGGAAATAAGTTTGACCAAGTTtgtctgtggagaagggggacaaTGGATTTAAACAGTGGAAATTTCTCAAAATGAGAAACGAAACCTGGTGTTAATACTAGGAGGTAAAAAACGAATAGAGCCAGAAAGGAAGCTTGTGTAGGAGAGAAGAACAAAGTCTCTCATAGTTTCATAGCAGTCCTTATTGACTGATGGATGAGCTCAGGGAAGCAGGAAGCTAGCTGCAGGAGAGATATCTTATGGAGAAGACTTGTGCAGGAGGGGGACaccctagagcagtgtttctcaaactgtgttcCACAACTGTGCCATGagggtttggaaaaatacactagTGATatgttttctattattaaaaccagatataatgttacttcttcactgctctgatatctgattaaattacttcattttggtgtTACTGCATATGATGatgtttggttggttttggtgtgacaataattttttttaagaaaattttcaaaggtgttctgcataaaaagtactgtttggtgttccatgatctcaaaaagtttaagaaacactgccctagagaATTCTGATCAAAGACCCAAGAACAACTGAGTGGTAATGAAACACTGACACACAGAATGGTGCATAGAGGTTTTATTATATCTGTATATATTTTGTGATGTTTAAATTGTGTTAGAAACCTTTGCAAAGACTGTCCAATGCATGCTACAACTATATTGTGTCTCTGAAAATGAAAGTGCCCGCAGTTGTAACTCTGGGAGGGTTGTGTGTAAGTTACTAAGGACTCTGGGGAGCTGGCAGTAATCACAGCACCTGGGCATATGTACCATGGATTTCAGCTTTCAGAACAGACATTGGATCTAAATCTGAGAAAGTGCCTAGAAACTAGAGCCAGTGCTTAGACTCTGCTGAGACTTAGGAGATTTACAAGCATGAGTCCAACATGGTGGGATCCAAACACTACAGCCAGGTCAGTCAGTGTACAAGAAGACCACTTGACTAGAGCTATGACATGTTTAAAGTTAAATGGGACTGCTCATGGGCTTAAGTGTTCCACTGACTGGGACTTAAATATAGACTCGTTGGGTAAGGCATTTCAGATAAGaccttttaatttaaaacttttattttaataacaaaatCAACCCTCCAATACACTTCTTTTAGTCTTGAGGGTAGAGCTGTCCAGAATGATGTTCTGCTAGACAAATACAGCCCTACAATCTTAAAATGTAGCTTTTGGCCATACTCCTGCTACATGCCAAAAGTTGCAGGATGAGAATAA
This sequence is a window from Carettochelys insculpta isolate YL-2023 chromosome 29, ASM3395843v1, whole genome shotgun sequence. Protein-coding genes within it:
- the BRME1 gene encoding break repair meiotic recombinase recruitment factor 1; the protein is MNKRKKELSEGNNEHNVSKAKRSLAENSQLTAEDNFEIPVQPHSNDSAQKSKPTTAETKQEWEEKSQENAEALAENLKTSSNDKRIMSTSELQQLSQTNGLIFLSLSQNSSGKFVPVFAKPKKNLTETSERNNGEAAGLQTEQTLMMHKHQEILESNLQCTDNSLPCESSEVNKQEAKSPSGSFQLMQTEVQEGGDTAVPHCERCISEGLDVKTENQHKITNISIETAMIGDAHQGTGIASNLQEDNCDKNTFVELSPLFPDTLCRKDASSPENRNLSLGSLECPIEKDVSYLILAQHRICDGGEESQNEHLLNSCLDNVDQKKPSEEDAITITPGNFLEEEKGTVNVHGEGTDVVHTSFKSTMESSLSKSQLLVNLNIITPEEQNNVCTSDTAEKQSSSDKGADQSGPFKDAKAEGQNNFQGSVKTAEHSNLCRADKIADQSSSKSSGKAIQQSSPCIGDEIIVEQRSSCKVIEQSSPQSSGKFLEQKSPHSSGKVVKQGSPRNSGRVLEKIGSDKDFLGCTQSMIVDLKMHIEVTESKSIQTTETVSLICLQTEGCDHLECSSTSLQPASYTGESSTGKEEEEQKREKSEGTRVEYNPDASTLLINSKLLCENNQEDHITLKGWKENGCEKVRPDTEQSLFSTSDSRNNVLDVKQSNTEIVPQAATQIPETGMKSSSLSLRLLLNAKNSEEMVTGEKSKMHPVPMKNCLFPIDVLEQLKREKITINHKGEIDAISGGKKSLSAADTGLPSGAQKDPPPVDQTSSSWENALPLDLELLPDSQLQCVLEDKRVQFSLEQPFSVDTNCSPSIPESDMYPERKQHGSKTSDPVTNLSYPNKQHHSRVEMMERGCDPAKEEDATDVVCGLIIELSNLNRLIMNTHRDLESLKRLKYRKSRQSGRCFTHALKGATNTVYTVKKWKEI